The region GTCGCACGTGGCGACACCCCCGAGGCCGACGCAGAGCTGGCCCAATCACTGCTGGACAGCGAGAAGATTCAGCACGAACAAGGGCTGGTGACAGAGGCAATCGAAGAACGACTCGCCCCATTCGGCACCGTCCATGTCGGCGACCAGGGCGTCCGGAAGCTGGCGAATATCCAGCACCTCCAGAACCCCATCTCGCTTGACCTCGAGGTCGAGGCCCACGTTCTCGACCTCGTGGAAGCGCTCCACCCGACACCGGCAGTGGGTGGCCTTCCCCCCGCAGCTGCCGAGCGAACCATCCGCGAGACGGAAACGTTCGAGCGGGGTTGGTACGCCTCGCCCGTTGGGTGGTTCGACGCCGATGGTGACGGTGAGTTTGCGGTGGGGATTCGCTCGGCCGTCGCAGGCGGCCGCCGCGCGACGCTGTTCGCCGGGAACGGAATCGTCGCCGACAGCGACCCCGCGGCTGAGTGGGAGGAGATATCGTTGAAGTACGAGCCGATTCTGGCGGAGCTCGCACGGGAGGATTAGGCCCCCTCGGCGACGGCTCGGAGCAAACAATGGCGTGACTCCCTGCGTTTGCCGGTATCTTCGAGCCGGGAGCGCAGGAACCAACACACACCGCGACGGAGAGCCACCAATGGACGCGCCGAACCGCAACACGCTCTGGGCCCGCGCGCTGGTGGAGGAGCTCGCCAGAGGTGGCGTCTCTGCCGTCTGCGTCTCGCCGGGATCGCGCTCGACACCGCTAACGATGGCCGTCACCGAACACGAGGAGATCCGGGTGTTCTCCCATCTTGACGAGCGCTCGGCGGCCTACTTCGCGCTGGGGAGAGCACGCCGGACCGGCGAGGTGACGCCGCTGGTCTGTACCTCCGGCACCGCCGCCGCGAACTACCACCCCGCCGTGCTGGAGGCTGACCAGTCCCGCGTGCCGCTGCTGGCGCTGACCGCAGACCGCCCGCCTGAGCTCCGGGAGTCAGGAGCGAACCAGACCGCCGACCAGGAGAAGCTCTACGGCGACGCTGTCAGGTGGTACAAGGACCTCTCCGAGCCCGAGGCCGAGGCCAGAAAACTCCGCTCGCTGCGCAGCACCGTCGCCCGCGCGCTCGCGGAAGCCGAGGGGACGAACCCCGGCCCGGTCCACCTCAATGTCCCGTTTCGCAAGCCCTTGGAGCCGGTCGGGGTCCCCGGCGACGTACCGGACGACCTCGACTCGCTGGCCGCCGAGGGCCGGATTGGAGACGGTCCCGAGCCAGCCGCGTTCGTGGAACGACGGAGCGGGGCCGGCGAACTCGACGACGCCCAGCTACGGGCGCTAGCCAACGAGCTATCGGTCGAGCGTGGCCTCATCGTCGTCGGCCCCGCCGACCCGACAGAAATCGACCCCGAATCCGTCGTCGCGCTCTCACACGCGACCGGGTTCCCCATCATCGCGGACCCGCTCTCGGGGCTGCGCTTCGGCGGCCACACCCGCGTCGCGCCCGTGGTTGGCGGCTACGACGGCTACCTCGATGAGACCGTCACCGGGGACTGGCCGGAGCCGGAAGCCGTCCTCCGCATCGGCGCCTCGCCGACATCCAAGCCGCTCCGCACCTATCTTGCCCGAACCGGTGCTCACCAGATCGTCGTGGACCCAGCGGGCGGCTGGCGGGAAGCAGAGTTCACCGCTGCGGAGTTAGTTGTCGCCGACCCATCGCGGCTTGCAGGGGCGCTCGCGCGAGTGGTCTCTGGCCCGGGGTCCGCAGAGTGGCGGCAGCTTTGGGAAGACGCGGAAGCGACGCACTGGGAGGCGGTCGACGACGAGGAGGGACTGTTCGAGGGGGGCATCGTCGCCGACACAGCAGACCTCGCTCCGGAGCCCTCGACGCTGTTCGTCTCGAACTCGATGCCCGTCCGGGACCTCGACCGCTTCGCCCGACCCAGCCCGGATGCGCTCACGGCGCTCGGTAACCGCGGCGTCTCGGGTATCGACGGCATCACCTCGACGGCACTCGGCGCCGGGTCGGCGACGACAGACCACCTGACACTCCTCATCGGGGATTTGGCCTACTACCACGACATGAACGGCCTGCTCGCGGTTGCGCGGTGTGAGGTCGACGCGACGATTGTCCTCCTCAACAACGACGGCGGCGGCATCTTCCACATGCTCCCCATCGAGTCGTTCGACCCGCCGTTCACGAGCCAGTTCAAGACCCCCCACGGCCTGGATTTCGAGCCCAGCGCGGAACTCTACGACCTCGACTACGAAGCGGTCGACGGACGCGAGGGCTTCCGTGACGCCTACGCTGCTGCGGTCAGTAGCGACGGGACGGCAGTCATCGAAGTGAGCACTGACGCTGTAGATTCACATGCCACCCGCGACGGCCTGCGCGAACAGGTGCTCGAGACGGTGCGGAACTGAGGCTAATTAGTGGTTCCGGGCGTACAGTGTCCCGTCGTCAGCCATGACGTAGACCGTTCCCGGAGTGACGGCTACGCCGGGGTCCATTCAGCGTTCCCGGACCGAGACAGCCGGCGACGCCGAGGAGGCCCGGACCGAGACTCTGGAGGACGCGTCGTCGAGACCGTCGCATATGTGAACACGTCTGGCCAACCGGGACAAGCTTTGTGGGGTCGCTGACGTATCCCGGACCGACCGCGGGGTTTTTGCAGAGCCCCGCCCCGGTTCCGTCATGGTCTCTGAGCTGTTCGATGCCGATCGCTGGGAGCGCGTCGAGGGCGCTGCGGAGTTCGACGACATCACCTACCACCGCGGGGTGGATTTCCCCACGGTCCGCATCGCCTTCGACCGGCCCGAGGTTCGGAACGCCTTCCGGCCCGGCACCGTTGACGAACTCCACGCCGCGCTCGACCACGCGCGCAAGCAGGCCGACATCGGCGCCGTGCTCCTGACCGGGAACGGCCCCTCACCCAAGGACGGCGGCTGGGCGTTCTGCTCGGGCGGCGACCAATCCGTCCGCGGCGAGTCGGGCTACGAGTACCGCGGCGACGACAAAGCCGCCGACGACGAGTCGGAGGCGGTCAAGACTGCGAAGGCGGGTCGGCTCCACATTCTCGAGGTGCAGCGGCTCATCCGATTCATACCCAAACCGGTCGTCTCCGTCGTGCCGGGGTGGGCCGTCGGCGGCGGCCACTCACTGCACGTGGTTTGTGACCTCACGCTCGCCAGCGAGGAGCACGCGAAGTTTCTGCAGACCGACCCCGACGTAGCCTCCTTCGACGGCGGCTTCGGCTCGGCGTATCTGGCCCGACAGATCGGCCAGAAGAAAGCCCGCGAACTGTTCTTCCTCGGGAAGACCTACTCCGCTGAGGAGGCCGTCGACATGGGGATGGCCAACGACGCAGTCCCACACGAAGAACTCGAGGAGACGGCAATCGAGTGGGCTGAGCGGATGACCAGTAAAAGCCCGACGGCGATGCGGATGCTAAAGTTTGCGTTCAACATGGTCGACGACGGGATGGTAGGCCAGCAGGTGTTCGCCGGCGAGGCAACACGACTCGGTTACATGACCGACGAGGCAGCAGAGGGGCGTGACGCGTTCCTCGAAGGCCGCCAGCCCGATTTCTCGGGCTACCCGTGGCACTACTGACGGCTACGCTTGCTCCGCGCGAGTGCGTGCGAGAAGTTCAACGGCGTGTTCGCGCTGGTAGAGGTTTTCCGGGAGTTCCGTGAACCACGCGGCCTCAGAGATGCTCTCGTCCTCGACACCGAGATCCGTGCCGACGGTCGTGCTCTGGGCCTCGGCGGCGAAGCCGACAACGTTGAACCCCATTGTTCGCTCACCGTCGGTCGTGACCACCTCGACGAAACTGTGTGGCCGGTCAGGGACGATATCGACGCCCGCCTCCTCACGGACCTCTCGGACAACGCCTTCAGAAAGCGTCTCCGACTCGAAAATAGTCCCACCGGGAACGTCCCACGCATCCATGTTCTCGTCGTAGACCAGCAACATGCGGTCGTCGTCATTGAGGACAGCGGCGATGGTGACCCAGCCGGACTGGTAGACCTCACCGCCCTGGTAGTCGGTGAACTGCTCGGGGGCAACCTCGTGTTCGCTGTAGTGTTCGTGGAGGTCGTAGTGGTCACGTGGGTCCGTCCGGTCCATATCCGCGAGAACTCGCTCCGCCGTGGAAACGGTTCCGAGTCGGCCCGGGGCCCCGCGACCACAGCCGCTTTGGGCCACCCACCCGAACCGACAGTAAATGAGTCCGAGCGCGGAGCCCTCGCGGGCGAAGGCGTGGCTGATGGCAGCCCGACCCCAGACGATGCCGGCCGCTATCGCGCCAGTCGTCGTCGGGACGGGGCTGGCGGTCCACGAGGGCGTGTTTGCGGCGCTGCCGGCGCTGGCGGCCCTGGTGGGTGCGGTGCTCATCCAAATTGGAACCAACTTTGCGAACGACTACTACGACGGTGTTCAGGGCGCAGATACGCCAGACAGGCAGGGGTTCACCCGCGTCACTGCTGGGGGGCTCATCGCGCCCGAGGCCGTCAAGCGGGCGATGTGGCTGACCTTCGCCGCAGCCATTCTCGTCGGGACGTCTCTCGTTCTCGTCGGCGGGGTGCCCATTCTGGTAATCGGGCTCCTCTCGGTTGCGTCCGGGATTGCCTACACGGGTGGGCCTTACCCGCTCGGCTACCACGGTCTGGGAGACCTGTTCGTCTTCGTCTTCTTCGGGCTCGTCGCAGTCACCGGAACGTTCTACGTCCAGGCGGCGTCGCTCATGGTCTCGGGGATTCCTGTCGGAATTCCGCCCGGAACAGTTCCAGCCAGCGCGTTGCTGGCGAGCCTTCCCGTTGCGGGAATCTCCACAGCGATCCTCGTCGTGAACAACGTCCGTGACAAGGAGGAGGACAGTCAGACCGGTAAGCGAACGCTCGCCGTGCGGTTCGGCTACACCACGTCCCGGGCCGAGTTCGTCGGACTGCTCGCGCTCGCCTACGTCGTTCCCCTCGCGTTCTTCAGCCGTGGGTTCGGCCCG is a window of halophilic archaeon DL31 DNA encoding:
- a CDS encoding 2-succinyl-5-enolpyruvyl-6-hydroxy-3-cyclohexene-1-carboxylate synthase (PFAM: Thiamine pyrophosphate enzyme, N-terminal TPP binding region~TIGRFAM: Menaquinone biosynthesis protein MenD~KEGG: hbo:Hbor_17640 2-succinyl-6-hydroxy-2,4-cyclohexadiene-1-carboxylate synthase~HAMAP: Menaquinone biosynthesis protein MenD) yields the protein MDAPNRNTLWARALVEELARGGVSAVCVSPGSRSTPLTMAVTEHEEIRVFSHLDERSAAYFALGRARRTGEVTPLVCTSGTAAANYHPAVLEADQSRVPLLALTADRPPELRESGANQTADQEKLYGDAVRWYKDLSEPEAEARKLRSLRSTVARALAEAEGTNPGPVHLNVPFRKPLEPVGVPGDVPDDLDSLAAEGRIGDGPEPAAFVERRSGAGELDDAQLRALANELSVERGLIVVGPADPTEIDPESVVALSHATGFPIIADPLSGLRFGGHTRVAPVVGGYDGYLDETVTGDWPEPEAVLRIGASPTSKPLRTYLARTGAHQIVVDPAGGWREAEFTAAELVVADPSRLAGALARVVSGPGSAEWRQLWEDAEATHWEAVDDEEGLFEGGIVADTADLAPEPSTLFVSNSMPVRDLDRFARPSPDALTALGNRGVSGIDGITSTALGAGSATTDHLTLLIGDLAYYHDMNGLLAVARCEVDATIVLLNNDGGGIFHMLPIESFDPPFTSQFKTPHGLDFEPSAELYDLDYEAVDGREGFRDAYAAAVSSDGTAVIEVSTDAVDSHATRDGLREQVLETVRN
- a CDS encoding NUDIX hydrolase (PFAM: NUDIX hydrolase domain~KEGG: hut:Huta_0516 NUDIX hydrolase) codes for the protein MDRTDPRDHYDLHEHYSEHEVAPEQFTDYQGGEVYQSGWVTIAAVLNDDDRMLLVYDENMDAWDVPGGTIFESETLSEGVVREVREEAGVDIVPDRPHSFVEVVTTDGERTMGFNVVGFAAEAQSTTVGTDLGVEDESISEAAWFTELPENLYQREHAVELLARTRAEQA
- a CDS encoding naphthoate synthase (TIGRFAM: Naphthoate synthase~KEGG: hbo:Hbor_17670 1,4-dihydroxy-2-naphthoate synthase~PFAM: Crotonase, core): MVSELFDADRWERVEGAAEFDDITYHRGVDFPTVRIAFDRPEVRNAFRPGTVDELHAALDHARKQADIGAVLLTGNGPSPKDGGWAFCSGGDQSVRGESGYEYRGDDKAADDESEAVKTAKAGRLHILEVQRLIRFIPKPVVSVVPGWAVGGGHSLHVVCDLTLASEEHAKFLQTDPDVASFDGGFGSAYLARQIGQKKARELFFLGKTYSAEEAVDMGMANDAVPHEELEETAIEWAERMTSKSPTAMRMLKFAFNMVDDGMVGQQVFAGEATRLGYMTDEAAEGRDAFLEGRQPDFSGYPWHY
- a CDS encoding 1,4-dihydroxy-2-naphthoate octaprenyltransferase (KEGG: hbo:Hbor_17690 1,4-dihydroxy-2-naphtoate prenyltransferase~TIGRFAM: 1,4-dihydroxy-2-naphthoate octaprenyltransferase~PFAM: UbiA prenyltransferase), which produces MSPSAEPSRAKAWLMAARPQTMPAAIAPVVVGTGLAVHEGVFAALPALAALVGAVLIQIGTNFANDYYDGVQGADTPDRQGFTRVTAGGLIAPEAVKRAMWLTFAAAILVGTSLVLVGGVPILVIGLLSVASGIAYTGGPYPLGYHGLGDLFVFVFFGLVAVTGTFYVQAASLMVSGIPVGIPPGTVPASALLASLPVAGISTAILVVNNVRDKEEDSQTGKRTLAVRFGYTTSRAEFVGLLALAYVVPLAFFSRGFGPLVLLPLLSLPLAVRVSRTLLTETGGKALNPALERTGQLLAVHSVLFAAGLVLG